In Streptomyces paludis, the genomic stretch CCTTCACCGACCGGGTGACGATCACCGGACTCAAGCTGACGGGCGCCTCCTCGGCCGCTCCCGCCGTCACCGGCAGGCTGAGGATCACCACCGATGTCAGCCATGTCCTCGCGCTGGAGCTGCGCGCGGCGTACTACGACGGTGCCGGACGGCTGCTGGGCACCGGGGAGTTCACGTACCAGGAGGAGGGCGAGGACGCCCACGGGCACGAGGTGCACGCGGAGGGCTCCGAGGCGGCCACCGGCGGTATCGCGTTCACCGTCCCCGCGAAGAAGCTCACGGGCACGCCGGCCGCCGCGGTGCTCTCCGTACCCGTGCTGGTGAACGAGTAGCACATCCTTTGGCGGCCCTTCTTCGTTGGTCCCGTGATCCCGGTGCCTGATCCCCGGCGCCGTCGGATCTCCGGATCTGTCGAAGGAGACCGCTCATGAGGACCTGTTCCAAGGCCGCCGCCGCCACGACGGCCGTCGCGGCCGTGACCGCTGCGCTGCTGGCGCTGCCGTCCGCGGGGGCGTCCGCGCACGGCGGCGCCGGCTGGGGAGGGGGCGGTGTACGGGCGGAGGGCCGCTTCGTAACGCCGTCCGGCACCCCCCTCGGCGACGCGCTCACGTACGAGACCGCGCTCGTGCCCGTGGGCGCCCGAATCTCCGTCGCCGAACATGTCACGGCGGGCGCGCGGGGCCCGGTCACCGCGGTCGTGCTGCGGGTGTCGGGGCTGCTCCCGGACCGGGTGTACGGCGCTCATGTGCACGCCGAGCCGTGCGGCGCGACCCCGGACGCGGCGGGCCCGCACTACCAGAACGTCCCGGACCCGCGTCAGCCGTCCACCGACCCCGCGTACGCGAACGCCGAGAACGAGGTCTGGCTGGATCTCACCACCGACGCGCGCGGCACCGGCCGCGCCGTCTCCCGCCACGACTGGCGCTTCCGGCCGGGCGCGGCGAACGCCGTCGTCCTCCATGAACACGGCACGGCGACGGACCCGGGCGACGCGGGCACGGCGGGGGGCCGGGCCGCCTGTCTGACCGTGCCCTTCGACGGCGGCACCGGCCGGTAGGCGGCGGGTACGGGAACGGCTGGGGCGGGGCTCAGATGGCCGACTCCCGTACCACGTCGGCCGGTTGCTTGTCGTCGCGCAGCCCGAGGAACCGGGGGTGGCGCAGCATCCCGTCCCGGGTCCACTCGGTGAACGCGACCGCGGCGACCAGCCGGGGGCGCGCCCAGCGCGGGGCCGGCTCGGTGACCGGATCGGCGAACGGCGAGCGGTCCAGCGCCAGTTCGTCGAGCCGGCGGCGCAGCCCGAGGAGCGTCTCGCGGTCGAAGCCGGTGCCGGCCTTGCCCGCGTACCGGAGCCGCTCGCCCTCGTAGTAGCCGAGCAGCAGCGAGCCGAAGCCGACGCGCGCGCCCGACGGTTCCGTACAGCCGCCGACCACGAACTCCTGGCTGCGCACGCACTTGAGCTTCCGCCAGTCGCGGGACCGCCCGGGGACATAGCGGCCCGCAGCCCGCTTGGCGATCAGTCCCTCCCAGCCGCGGGCGCACGCCTGCTCCAGCAGCTCCCGGCCACCGCCGGCGCTGTCGCTGTCGCTCTCGTGGTCGGGGAGGAAGGCCAGCAGGGGCGCGTGGTAGGTCAGCGCCCGGTGGAGCATCGCCTTGCGGGAGCGCAGCGGCAGCGCGGTGACCTCGGCGCCGTCGAGCCGCAGCAGATCGAAGAGACAGTAGGTGACGGCCACCTCGCTGGTGAGCACCTGGCGGGGGTCGGTGAGCCCCATCCGCCGCTGAAGCCGGCCGAAGTCCGTACGGCCGCGGTGGTCGTACGCGACGATCTCGCCGTCCACGGTGAAATCGGCGGACTCCTGCGCGGCGAGCGCCGCCACGATCTCGGGGTAGGTGGCATTGAGGCGCCGGCCGGTGCGCGACAGCAGGCGTACGCCGCGTTCGTCGCGTACCGCGAGCACCCGGATACCGTCGAGCTTCCGCTCGAAGATCCAGCCGTCGTCCGCCGTGCCGAACTCCCGCGGGTCGCTCAGCGTGGCCAGCATCGGCCGGGACGCCAGCTCCGCGCCGGAGCGCTCCGTCACGCGGGGCGCGCCTCGACCGACGCGGTGGGGTCCTGATGCCCGCCGCTGGCGATCATCCGCACCTCGTCCCGGTCGCTGATCTCCGCGAGCACGATGCCGGTGTCGTCCTCGTACAGTGGGTGGCCGCCGGGGCCCGTGCGGTCCGTGCGGTGCACGGCGACGACATCCACCCCGTCGTCCGGGGCGCCGGGGACGTCCGGGACGGCGGTCGGCGCGCCGCGGTGGGAGAAGACCAGCTCGTACCGGTCGGACCTGCCCATATCGCCTCCTGGCCCTGACGGGGACGCCGTACATGCCGGACATACATTCTAATGTCTCGGGCCGACGCGTGCCGCTTTCGCC encodes the following:
- a CDS encoding superoxide dismutase family protein, which gives rise to MRTCSKAAAATTAVAAVTAALLALPSAGASAHGGAGWGGGGVRAEGRFVTPSGTPLGDALTYETALVPVGARISVAEHVTAGARGPVTAVVLRVSGLLPDRVYGAHVHAEPCGATPDAAGPHYQNVPDPRQPSTDPAYANAENEVWLDLTTDARGTGRAVSRHDWRFRPGAANAVVLHEHGTATDPGDAGTAGGRAACLTVPFDGGTGR
- the ligD gene encoding non-homologous end-joining DNA ligase, giving the protein MLATLSDPREFGTADDGWIFERKLDGIRVLAVRDERGVRLLSRTGRRLNATYPEIVAALAAQESADFTVDGEIVAYDHRGRTDFGRLQRRMGLTDPRQVLTSEVAVTYCLFDLLRLDGAEVTALPLRSRKAMLHRALTYHAPLLAFLPDHESDSDSAGGGRELLEQACARGWEGLIAKRAAGRYVPGRSRDWRKLKCVRSQEFVVGGCTEPSGARVGFGSLLLGYYEGERLRYAGKAGTGFDRETLLGLRRRLDELALDRSPFADPVTEPAPRWARPRLVAAVAFTEWTRDGMLRHPRFLGLRDDKQPADVVRESAI
- a CDS encoding DUF6296 family protein; amino-acid sequence: MGRSDRYELVFSHRGAPTAVPDVPGAPDDGVDVVAVHRTDRTGPGGHPLYEDDTGIVLAEISDRDEVRMIASGGHQDPTASVEARPA